In Leishmania donovani BPK282A1 complete genome, chromosome 20, one genomic interval encodes:
- a CDS encoding protein kinase, putative, with the protein MAQTLCGCPFAEVMCPVLVMESSRARIAAAAIRNPDPASSSAMTVDPDTQRQGLPLTLGRPPHSGSSSSSLRHLDSPQPLASNAAVLDRKEDDMAEDSRGTYHQAAAAVANGDASDAGVDDEGGPETNSAPASRILKSISKTLMGRASSSSHNTTTNAVTMATSTAATATGTFTPNHSALPLEKLNSDSPTPPPPCAWSLVYANDAAASMLGCSSVDEVTTAAFDNLLCCFALTLPPSASAGSIRSSMPLVTAAAATDGESVPFALASLPATASSSSPQAACFGEKEMASNDENDDKGRQKHQQPSSNAVQQPGWREVQNPGELFALPNHNYVILYSKRTSAYYAALAVPSHQPKMSQRTSVDGESTPRMGSPSTMRNQSLCPTTQQAECYPPVPRNPSHPSADVPSSRLTGSEEATGMAQCGRRTSTILAAANTSSPLEPDLSDGASPPPPMQQQRCSRYVEIYILQRLESSHRPAGIARMPTARAVAAGPPPTLVTLGSGAADARGPGARTTTSPGDHRSTAVFTPPPAEAPHLRSPQQLPPPPHRPPRSALSNSATAAAVTETGSVDSLDVDAPRPLREQYANRSQHASLHPMVQSQRRLPSSSTERSSNWAASRTSGHPGSPAPGVQVTFGSPETPSANSDAASAMRSSSQHTNQNSLYDLSYPAFHVNLAQPTITSTDCLYGANEPAGAAPLAAAVAGGSRGLPLTPLHKPGEDPHHNYSSPNSSSTPLQKTASNARQPQPEQRHLLSRQRQHRPLAGLVDDEDEARAVTRFKRSSMNNSLPISPALQPASGTASRQRSLSSAPLSATSTTIALLSCARSRMLSPLYQQLPPPSSGRVSSSGSARLQSPAASTAALAPAVTPPAPRRAMQEARDVESVVQLAQQVRAEQQPYRKNKAGQLAAFARGSPPSAWAHRDSQPLSPLSLSLFHSHASLVHRSPHSGGHHSLVSGGDAAGLSEYSLPHHTFPSAVTGCLLQQPQPSGWASPMETSAAQMLGNVAGMSWQRSNEVDQITPHKLADRVRSQRGVVAVLVSARLPHTIIFNSVAFMMFVQHVLRFQRRNGATQVACILNVCRKMQLVIHMIPVEVLPGASGCVKRTGADNGSPSTNSASPASRRVSVSWKANNGNAEGADGNSSTVTEAVGALSKLNATLPSPQEANPAGHHLLGSLPSSAPATSSQQQQQQQQQRMIVELLRARLEDLDVLYGYEELREAFSPAAPALDSSVRGFIPSHSSSGSDPFTNSNSSCAPPTATASSLGTGIVASSPPWGSMQHYSTQASPLHSPSGGSKESRTATPQRSVQSLLATNAVPRHPHRDPLRRSRAWSCSPHLQQQAHDRNASTTPSVTAVQKVALLSNAASSGGDRRDSRRRSTSGNLGTCSGTDRLSKRSSAMRSSGDSVSNGALSRRSSFMTRTTAATAAAAAAAAVRAADSVQRKGSFAMLSGAAAHAADGSRAASVVLSRASNPASTTASGTADAAREGGNSSILTSNTTAASHTFDPAFSEVRALGMQQNTGEEGDDTLSRQRTRMENGESSDEVIETAAESSPTSLPSRRTGSVKQSLLWAYPGAGSASQAPQPQHRRLPPRYVSSSSYLSRDMRESLAMCDAATRIRADTYEARVLIPFTTPQRLELLSRLGNVQLSKYRGLSVFGVNLVNLVTEEAAAEAAQPSPPIIPLRYDIAARTYLEGVRGKSVIFSPLMSPTTAAPSFPSKSARASADVKEAKAEPTEAESAVANTAAAKMSSADTFSEAAAPAAGAAVSMALRLRPPPLQALASSAAGAPGIAVPAVSAVTSATMSSLSARSRGESSAFSSGAAGQKVAPLEAANPSGFSTTQHGSASGSEGTSPEGVDDDTLRRGSGATASGEATPTQRHADPFQLPMDSSPTGGTHHGTYRGLLTLSMKSKDDGEDGHFSASVVAATAAHAEAAKGMEDGKKRISDNVGRCTKQLHEGRTLRAAASFSVLTVSSGSLPRKGTGLQLPAVLLDGTIAAAEGKSRSTAVAKTEKEQLTAHARTTTQRASMEITSPLRRGSRDAAPVGETRSTANTAVTVSTAVMRSPPQRHGPQRNLTPHSCHHAVELSAQSGTLQTPLHVALPFAESWNAGLQSPPVSQGSNILSASCAAGVSGASITAGSSADRTTRSSRSGTPSTQSRPSVPYPSSLPHPIVSCTAPFAAGNSNPTEPASTQSSKTQGLVSVCTQKSGGTELLGYALSNSAAAAFGDLSTALKKEDNEHAGSSARASSTENKEEAKKATVNATALLEPLAVGAPETKRHTQQYANPASLSGQAPESVIVADISAHAALPSISFATLTGTAAAQSTTAEEGDAMTSTMEVKLSGVSADNGEHKSSGNLGNLVAPVATGNGGAGASDDRRAPAGGGNANMPDEANDSFADSFMDIFGLVNRPQQLADLRRCVSMHVRSVCDHGFLSTGSSSMSSGATINAVAAAAAVQGNTSSSSTGNRGWGAAVAAQPIRPLTAFVSSPSESRVDEGVRSSESSKLRRIAGLSNIAATAEKGATPYANAAMRAVAEDAADQTTRNNLHVLVYTTRAYAEVEEVLGIYGHCTTFVTSATKMLRYARSGLQLFDVVIVEWVESLISGEMHDTLAKHAVEETVVAFFISTRPGVRTPTMNVDNIMTDATVVMYADNLLEGLLSRNVLEEVQQLIRRRRLLRSMVGVRKEQSYQIVSHIGSGAFGDVFEVMMYVSRGRLAMKRIFLKSMKLRQLEIINREVSIMRSLEHPNIVSFSHTRLEDNAYAIFMELCDATLANHLLEPSVAIPGAAQRQQYRSAGLMAGYPDNAMNNSSNSVSGNGVDVAGMLQAAAREGGRTEFPGAHGASIMTPELKRPQDAVMIVHDIASALIYLHRRGIIHRDIKPANVLFANGMAKLGDFGSAVKMTESRQLRNMKGTVSYMAPEMVLGEPYTESCDLWSFGCLIARIMGINLGHLNGLHMPALNELYRAIPKTGSLPLTFTNRLSSRFGHHFTEETTSRVLKALKHAIEIDMAERQLAASPNSHNSVDANSTVEDKEMQSSSQQTTSIDSGASLCTDTASMTSERESRHATEPDGAGTATSEADSQNSRRSILCITTSDIVVLGEFFVLLPASLVDLFNRLFHRDPAKRMTAAEVLDHQVSWDVEWMARMMQEIYEVSCLIEQRSAGAQGAAGGASRFHLAGQAGGGRLPRREEGAGTGVATPSMTAGNFAHFPIQPGSGELAWMTGGSGGQRVLGAAGTGSGANILSAANNHVLDLSLSSSSSGSGGDDSGGRGSKDEASDD; encoded by the coding sequence ATGGCGCAGACACTGTGCGGCTGTCCTTTCGCGGAGGTCATGTGCCCCGTCCTCGTGATGGAGAGCTCGAGAGCGCgcatcgccgcggccgcgatAAGAAACCCAGACCCAGCAAGCTCCTCGGCAATGACCGTAGACCCCGACACACAGAGGCAGGGTCTGCCTCTCACACTGGGCCGGCCGCCCCACTCTGGGTCCTCGTCGAGCTCGCTCCGTCACCTCGACTCCCCGCAGCCTCTGGCtagcaacgccgccgtccttGACCGCAAAGAGGACGACATGGCCGAGGACAGTCGCGGCACTTACCACcaagccgccgctgcggtggcgaaCGGGGACGCGAGCGACGCCGGTGTCGATGACGAAGGCGGCCCCGAGACGAACTCGGCGCCCGCATCGAGGATACTGAAGTCGATATCCAAGACCTTGATGGGCCGtgcgtcttcgtcgtcgcacAACACGACCACCAACGCCGTCACCATGgccacctccaccgctgcaACGGCGACCGGAACCTTCACCCCTAACCACAGCGCGCTCCCGCTGGAGAAGCTGAACAGCGATAgcccgacgccgccgccaccatgcGCCTGGTCGCTCGTGTACGCcaacgacgctgccgcgagCATGCtgggctgcagcagcgtggaTGAagtgacgacggcggcattTGATAACCTGctctgctgcttcgcgctGACCCTTCCCCCAagcgcctccgccggcagcatccGCAGTAGCATGCCCCTggtcaccgccgcagcggcaacggaTGGGGAATCGGTGCCATTCGCGCTCGCCTCGCTACCCGCTacggcgtcctcgtcatcaCCGCAGGCCGCATGCTTCggggagaaagagatggCCAGCAATGACGAAAACGACGACAAGGGACGCCAGAAGCATCAGCAGCCGTCTTCCAacgcagtgcagcagccgggATGGCGGGAGGTGCAAAACCCAGGCGAGCTTTTCGCTCTGCCCAACCACAACTACGTCATCCTGTACAGCAAGCGCACCTCCGCGTACTACGCGGCACTTGCAGTGCCGTCGCACCAGCCGAAGATGTCACAGCGAACCAGCGTGGACGGCGAGAGTACGCCTCGGATGGGCTCGCCATCGACGATGCGGAACCAGTCGCTGTGTCCCACCACCCAACAAGCTGAATGCTACCCACCAGTGCCGAGGAATCCATCACACCCCAGCGCAGACGTCCCATCGTCGAGGCTGAcaggcagcgaggaggccaCCGGGATGGCGCAGTGCGGGCGACGAACCTCGACTATATTAGCAGCAGCAAACACCTCCTCCCCGCTCGAGCCCGACCTGAGTGATggagcgtcgccgccgccgccgatgcagcagcagcgttgcaGCCGGTACGTGGAGATTTACATCCTTCAGCGGCTGGAGAGTAGTCATAGACCAGCTGGCATTGCAAGGATGCCGACCGCAcgcgcggtggccgccggcCCCCCGCCAACGCTGGTAACGCttggcagtggcgctgctgatgcgcgcgGGCCGGGCGCTCGGACCACGACATCCCCCGGCGATCATCGGTCCACGGCCGTCTTTACGCCGCCACCTGCAGAGGCACCGCACCTGCGCAGtccacagcagctgccgccgccaccgcatcgGCCACCGCGCTCGGCGTTGTCCAACTctgccactgcagccgcagTCACCGAAACGGGCAGTGTCGACTCTCTCGACGTCGACGCGCCGCGTCCGCTGCGGGAGCAGTATGCGAACCGCAGCCAGCACGCCTCCCTACACCCGATGGTGCAGAGCCAGCGCCGGCTtccgagcagcagcacggaaCGCTCTTCTAACTGGGCCGCGTCACGCACGAGTGGGCATCCCGGATCCCCGGCGCCCGGCGTGCAAGTCACCTTTGGCAGTCCTGAGACGCCCTCTGCcaacagcgacgccgcctcggcgatgCGGAGTTCCTCGCAGCACACAAACCAAAACAGTCTGTACGATCTGAGCTACCCGGCCTTCCATGTGAATCTTGCGCAACCGACGATCACCTCCACGGACTGCCTGTACGGCGCCAACGAACCCGCTGGTGCGGCACCTCTGGCGGCCGCCGTAGCGGGAGGATCACGAGGGCTGCCGCTCACACCACTGCACAAGCCAGGCGAAGACCCGCACCACAACTACAGCAGCCCCAACAGCAGCTCTACACCGTTGCAGAAGACAGCATCGAATGCCCGCCAACCGCAGCCGGAGCAACGTCACCTGCTGAGCCGCCAACGCCAGCACAGGCCACTAGCTGGCCTTgtcgacgacgaggatgaggcGCGCGCGGTGACCCGGTTCAAGCGCAGCTCCATGAACAATTCGCTGCCCATCTCTCCAGCCCTCCAACCAGCGTCTGGGACGGCTTCTCGCCAACGCAGCCTCAGCTCCGCGCCACTGTCGGCGACAAGCACAACCATTGCCCTCCTAAGCTGTGCGCGATCCCGCatgctctctcctctctaTCAGCAGCTGCCCCCGCCTAGCAGCGGACGTGTTTCGTCGTCGGGGTCGGCACGCCTGCAGTCACCAGCGGCTTCCACGGCAGCCCTCGCCCCTGCAGTGActccgccagcaccgagGCGTGCGATGCAGGAGGCGCGCGACGTGGAGAGCGTCGTCCAGCTGGCCCAGCAGGTGCGCGCGGAACAGCAGCCTTATCGCAAGAACAAAGCTGGGCAGCTCGCGGCGTTTGCGAGGGGCtctccgccgtcggcgtGGGCTCACAGAGACTCGCAGCCGTTATCGCCGTTGTCTTTGAGCCTTTTTCACTCGCACGCCTCCCTGGTGCACCGCTCCCCGCACAGTGGTGGTCATCACAGCCTCGTaagtggcggcgacgccgcaggcCTCAGCGAATACAGTCTGCCCCACCACACCTTCCCCAGTGCCGTGACAGGATGCCtactgcagcagccgcagccttCAGGCTGGGCGTCCCCTATGGAGACCAGCGCTGCGCAGATGCTCGGCAATGTGGCGGGAATGTCGTGGCAGCGGAGCAACGAGGTGGATCAAATCACGCCACACAAGCTTGCGGACCGGGTGCGATctcagcgcggcgtcgtggccGTTCTCGTGTCGGCACGCCTGCCGCACACCATCATTTTTAACTCGGTTGCGTTTATGATGTTCGTGCAGCACGTTCTGCGGTTCCAGCGCCGCAACGGCGCCACGCAGGTGGCGTGCATCCTGAACGTGTGCCGTAAGATGCAGCTGGTCATTCACATGATCCCTGTGGAGGTACTGCCGggcgccagcggctgcgTCAAGCGCACCGGCGCTGACAACGGTAGCCCCAGCACCAACAGCGCCAGTCCCGCCAGCCGCAGGGTGAGCGTGAGCTGGAAGGCAAATAATGGCAATGCTGAGGGCGCCGACGGAAACAGCAGCACAGTCACAGAGGCTGTCGGGGCATTGTCGAAGCTAAACGCAACGTTGCCGAGCCCGCAGGAGGCGAATCCCGCGGGGCACCACCTTCTAGGCTCGCTGCCTTCATCGGCACCTGCCACGTcctcacagcagcagcagcagcagcagcagcagcggatgaTCGTGGAGCTACTGAGAGCAAGACTGGAGGACCTCGACGTCCTCTACGGCTACGAGGAGTTGAGGGAAGCCTTCTCTCCCGCGGCCCCCGCGCTAGACAGCAGTGTCAGAGGCTTCATAcccagccacagcagcagcggcagtgaccCCTTCACAAACTCCAATAGCAGCTGTGCACCGCCAACCGCGACCGCGTCCTCGCTTGGCACCGGTATTGttgcgtcgtcgccgccgtgggGCTCGATGCAGCATTACTCGACTCAAGCGTCTCCGCTGCACTCGCCCTCAGGCGGCAGCAAGGAAAGCcggacggcgacgccgcagcgcagcgtgcAGTCGCTTCTCGCCACTAACGCTGTACCGCGCCACCCACACCGCGACCCCCTCCGGCGCTCCAGGGCCTGGTCTTGCAGTCCTCACctacagcagcaggcgcacgacCGTAATGCATCCACCACCCCTTCCGTCACTGCCGTTCAAAAAGTCGCGCTCCTCTCGAATGCGGCgtcgagcggcggcgatcGCCGCGACAGCAGACgtcgcagcaccagcggcaatCTGggcacctgcagcggcaccgacaGGCTATCAAAgcggagcagcgccatgAGAAGTAGTGGCGACAGCGTCTCGAATGGCGCGTTATCGCGGCGATCGTCGTTCATGACACGgacaacggcggcgacggcggcggcggcggcggcggcagctgtgcgtGCAGCCGACTCGGTGCAGCGCAAAGGATCATTCGCGATGCTTAGCGGGGCCGCAGCTCACGCTGCAGACGGCAGTCGGGCGGCATCCGTGGTTCTTTCTCGTGCGAGCAACCCTGCTTCGACGACggccagcggcaccgcagacGCAGCACGAGAGGGTGGCAACTCGAGCATCCTCACGAGCAATACCACCGCGGCGAGTCACACGTTCGATCCGGCGTTCTCcgaggtgcgcgcgcttgGGATGCAGCAGAACACCggtgaggagggcgacgACACGCTGTCGCGGCAACGCACCCGCATGGAAAATGGGGAAAGCAGCGACGAGGTCATCGAGACTGCCGCCGAGAGCTCGCCCACGTCTCTGCCcagccgccgcaccggcagTGTCAAGCAATCGCTGCTGTGGGCCTATCCAGGGGCTGGATCGGCTTCGCAAGccccacagccgcagcaccgtcgcctccctccacGCTATGTATCAAGCTCCTCCTACCTATCCCGAGACATGCGGGAGAGCTTGGCCATGTGCGATGCGGCCACCCGCATCCGCGCTGACACGTACGAGGCGCGAGTCCTAATCCCTTTTAccacgccgcagcggctggagctgctgagTCGCCTGGGCAACGTGCAGCTCTCCAAGTATCGCGGGCTCTCCGTCTTTGGTGTCAACCTCGTGAACCTGGTGACCgaggaagccgccgccgaggcagcgcagccgtcgccgccgatcATTCCCCTGCGGTACGACATAGCGGCGCGCACGTATTTGGAGGGCGTGCGCGGCAAGAGTGTCATCTTTTCGCCCTTGATGtcgcccaccaccgcggcgccaTCGTTTCCGAGCAAATCagcgcgcgccagcgccgacgtCAAGGAGGCCAAGGCGGAGCCAACGGAGGCAGAATCAGCAGTGGCAAatacggcggcggcgaagatgTCGAGCGCGGACACTTTTTCTGAggccgcagcaccggcagctggagcggcggtgtcgaTGGCGTTGCGGCTACGTCCGCCTCCCCTCCAGGCGCTGgccagctctgccgccggcgcacccGGCATCGCCGTCCCAGCTGTGAGTGCGGTCACCAGCGCGACGATGTCCTCACTCAGTGCCCGCTCGCGCGGCGAAAGCTCCGCGTTCAGCTCAGGTGCGGCTGGACAGAAAGTCGCGCCACTCGAGGCCGCAAATCCATCCGGCTTCTCCACCACACAGCATGgaagcgccagcggcagtgaAGGCACCTCTCCGGAGGGCGTTGATGATGACACActgcggcgtggcagcgggGCGACCGCATCGGGAgaagcgacgccgacgcagcgccacgccgacCCCTTTCAACTGCCGATGGACTCTTCGCCCACTGGCGGGACACATCACGGCACCTACAGAGGGTTGTTAACACTGTCGATGAAGTCCaaggacgacggcgaggatgGGCATTTCTCTGCGTCCGTCGTagcagcaaccgcagcgCATGCAGAAGCGGCAAAGGGCATGGAAGACGGTAAGAAGCGGATCTCCGACAACGTTGGGAGGTGTACGAAGCAGCTGCATGAAGGCAGAACACTCCGGGCTGCGGCGTCCTTCAGTGTATTAACCGTGAGTAGCGGAAGTCTACCAAGGAAAGGCACAGGCTTGCAGCTGCCCGCAGTGCTGCTTGACggcaccatcgccgctgcagagggCAAGAGCCGGAGCACGGCTGTCGCGAAGACTGAAAAAGAGCAGCtcacggcacacgcgcgcacgaccACGCAGAGGGCGTCGATGGAGATAacgtcgccgctgcgacggGGCAGCAGAGACGCGGCGCCGGTAGGCGAGACCCGAAGCACGGCCAATACGGCGGTGACTGTGTCGACAGCGGTCATGCGctcaccaccgcagcggcacgggcCTCAGAGAAACCTTACTCCGCATTCCTGCCACCACGCCGTTGAACTGTCTGCCCAGAGCGGGACGTTACAGACACCGCTCCATGTGGCGCTTCCATTCGCGGAAAGCTGGAACGCGGGGTTGCAGTCGCCGCCAGTGAGCCAGGGCAGCAATATCCTCAGTGCCTCTTGCGCAGCCGGGGTGTCAGGCGCGTCGATCACTGCAGGCAGTTCGGCAGACAGAaccacgcgcagcagccgcagcggcaccccaTCAACGCAGAGTCGGCCCTCCGTTCCGTACCCGTCGTCTCTGCCGCACCCCATTGTCTCTTGTACGGCACCCTTCGCTGCTGGCAACAGCAACCCAACGGAGCCGGCCAGCACGCAGAGCAGCAAGACGCAGGGCCTCGTCAGCGTCTGCACGCAGAAATCTGGCGGAACCGAGCTGCTCGGCTATGCGCTGTCCAACAgtgcggccgctgccttcgGCGACCTCAGCACCGCACTGAAGAAGGAAGATAATGAGCATGCTgggagcagcgcgagggcaAGCAGCACTGAAAACAAGGAAGAGGCAAAGAAGGCGACCGTGAACGCAACGGCATTGCTGGAGCCCCTCGCCGTCGGGGCTCCCGAGACCAAGCGCCACACTCAGCAGTACGCGAATCCGGCGTCGCTCTCGGGGCAAGCACCCGAGTCGGTGATTGTCGCTGACATATCGGCGCACGCCGCCTTGCCGAGCATCTCATTCGCTACTCTCACtggcacggctgcggcgcagtcGACGACGGCTGAGGAAGGCGATGCGATGACATCGACGATGGAGGTGAAGCTGTCCGGGGTGTCCGCTGACAATGGAGAGCACAAAAGCAGCGGCAATCTGGGCAATCTCGTCGCACCCGTGGCTACGGGGAAcggaggggcgggggcgtCGGATGATCGGCGTGCTCCtgcgggcggcggcaacgccaaCATGCCCGACGAGGCGAACGACTCGTTTGCCGATAGCTTCATGGATATTTTCGGTCTCGTCAACCGCCCACAGCAGCTGGCAGATCTGCGACGCTGCGTCAGCATGCATGTACGAAGCGTTTGCGATCATGGTTTCTTGTCGActggcagcagctccatgtCCTCTGGCGCCACCATCAatgcggtggcagcagcggcggcagtgcaggGGAACACGTCAAGCTCCTCTACGGGGAATCGCGGTTGGGGTGCCGCGGTTGCCGCGCAGCCTATTCGGCCATTAACCGCCTTCGTCTCCTCACCCAGCGAGAGCCGCGTCGATGAAggtgtgcgcagcagcgagagcagTAAGCTGAGGCGTATCGCAGGCCTCAGCAACATCGCCGCAACAGCAGAGAAGGGCGCCACTCCCTACGCAAACGCCGCCATGCGTGCCGTTGCGGAGGACGCGGCTGATCAAACAACGCGCAACAACCTGCATGTGCTTGTCTACACGACCCGCGCTTACGCAGAAGTAGAAGAGGTCCTAGGCATCTACGGGCACTGCACAACCTTCGTCACGAGTGCGACGAAGATGCTACGGTACGCCCGCTCAGggctgcagctcttcgaCGTCGTGATCGTGGAGTGGGTGGAGTCTCTTATTAGCGGGGAAATGCACGACACGCTCGCCAAACATGCCGTCGAGGAGACGGTCGTGGCCTTCTTCATCTCGACAAGGCCTGGCGTGCGCACACCGACGATGAACGTCGATAACATCATGACGGACGCGACGGTGGTCATGTACGCCGACAACCTGCTGGAAGGGCTGCTCTCGCGGAATGTactggaggaggtgcagcagctgatccgtcgccgccggcttCTGCGCTCGATGGTAGGTGTGAGGAAGGAGCAGTCGTACCAGATTGTGAGCCACATCGGGAGCGGCGCCTTTGGCGACGTCTTCGAGGTAATGATGTACGTGTCTCGGGGCAGACTGGCGATGAAGCGCATCTTTTTGAAGAGCATGAAGCTGCGACAGCTGGAGATCATCAACCGCGAGGTCAGCATCATGCGCTCTCTTGAGCACCCTAATATCGTGTCTTTCTCGCACACACGGCTGGAGGACAACGCGTACGCCATATTCATGGAACTCTGCGACGCGACGCTGGCGAATCATCTGCTGGAGCCGTCCGTGGCAATTCCGGGCGCAGCCCAGCGGCAGCAAtaccgcagcgccggcctgATGGCCGGATACCCAGATAACGCCAtgaacaacagcagcaactccgtcagcggcaacggcgtcgacgtggcGGGTATGctgcaagcagcagcgcgcgaggGCGGCAGAACCGAATTTCCCGGCGCCCACGGGGCCTCGATAATGACGCCGGAGCTCAAACGTCCACAGGACGCCGTCATGATCGTGCACGACATCGCCAGCGCGCTGATCTACCTGCATCGCCGCGGCATCATCCACCGGGACATCAAGCCAGCCAACGTGCTCTTCGCGAACGGCATGGCAAAGCTCGGCGACTTCGGGTCGGCCGTGAAGATGACGGAGTctcggcagctgcgcaacaTGAAGGGGACGGTGAGCTACATGGCACCCGAGATGGTGCTTGGCGAGCCGTACACCGAGTCCTGCGACCTGTGGTCCTTTGGGTGCCTCATCGCACGTATCATGGGCATCAATCTGGGCCACCTGAACGGGCTCCACATGCCGGCGCTCAACGAGCTGTACCGCGCCATCCCCAAGACCGgatcgctgccgctcacCTTTACCAACCGCCTGTCCTCGCGCTTTGGGCATCACTTCACGGAAGAGACGACGAGCCGCGTGCTGAAGGCGCTCAAGCATGCCATCGAGATTGACATGGCGGAGCGTCAGCTTGCTGCTTCGCCGAACTCGCACAACTCTGTGGACGCGAATAGCACCGTCGAAGACAAAGAGatgcagagcagcagccagcaGACTACCTCCATCGACAGTGGCGCGTCGCTCTGCACAGACACGGCATCAATGACGAGCGAGCGAGAATCGCGGCACGCCACGGAGCCAGATGGCGCCGGGACTGCCACCTCCGAAGCCGACAGTCAAAACAGTCGCCGCAGTATCTTGTGCATCACGACATCCGATATCGTCGTGCTGGGCGAATTcttcgtgctgctgcccgcctcGCTCGTGGACCTTTTTAATCGACTGTTTCACCGCGATCCTGCGAAGCGCATGACAGCGGCCGAGGTGTTGGACCATCAAGTCTCATGGGATGTGGAATGGATGGCGCGCATGATGCAGGAGATCTACGAGGTTTCGTGCCTCATTGAGCAGAGAAGCGCGGGTGCgcaaggcgcagcaggagggGCGAGCCGGTTCCATTTAGCAGGGCAGGCAGGTGGAGGGCGACTGCCGCGTAGGGAGGAAGGTGCTGGAACGGGCGTCGCTACACCGTCAATGACGGCGGGCAACTTCGCGCACTTCCCTATCCAACCCGGCTCCGGTGAGCTGGCGTGGATGAccggcggcagtggaggcCAACGCGTTCTCGGCGCGGCCGGGACAGGCAGTGGTGCCAACATTCTGTCAGCCGCGAACAACCATGTGCTCGACTTGTCGCTAAGCAGCAGCTctagcggcagcggcggcgacgacagcggcggcaggggcAGCAAGGACGAGGCATCTGACGACTGA